The following are encoded in a window of Leeia aquatica genomic DNA:
- a CDS encoding metallophosphoesterase, translated as MPHARFGRQIPPHQRLPVAWYNPGVLWRTVRELLSSDEQLRTYDRREVHQGPIKVADLRERAGPDGLHWDFVSDLGDGGSATYAVAEAVQRPALQLADGKTLPAGQVLVFGGDLAYPGASPEEYQFRFTEMWEAARPAVMAERTVLAIPQNHDWFDNASTFYRYFVDHQSSPLHASETPQERGYFVAHLSAKWWLIGLDFALKGDIDRKQFQAIQAALDDLPEAAQLILLYPEPYWTRPLGDHAAEGYPKRYQRLEAWLEQEKRAAIRIRLAGDSHHYYRRSNGEGDQADHLITCGSGGAFLHPTHGRVEESPLCRDASDDDQAMTPDLRPRVRLGTLASAQPDSPDTFTARCGYPDLATSRKLAWGNLLSFLCPPVSAGAVGWRSLLQGNAAFLLLLATLTGVASLFNHLVLPAQASATGWGIIGVWLPTLWQSPLAGVWQLTPLVLTWVLTDELQGWRRWLGIVSLGMGLWLLQPLLYLQWLELHAGWQLPLIPSLLLWLLTAMLLGGLGCGLWLAVMSRYLGLRNNGFSPMAIADYKGFLRCRIGADEQLHLHFIGCDRVPTEWVAAEGSLPQPLWQPKAAAVWQVRDQLTVAPRSPSPPADANR; from the coding sequence ATGCCGCACGCCCGTTTTGGACGCCAGATTCCACCACACCAGCGCTTGCCGGTGGCCTGGTATAACCCTGGCGTGTTGTGGCGCACGGTACGCGAGTTGCTGTCCAGTGATGAGCAATTGCGAACCTACGACCGGCGTGAGGTGCACCAAGGTCCCATCAAGGTGGCGGACCTGCGTGAGCGGGCTGGACCTGACGGCCTGCACTGGGATTTTGTGTCTGATCTGGGCGACGGGGGTTCGGCCACCTACGCAGTGGCTGAGGCGGTACAGCGCCCAGCTTTGCAATTGGCGGATGGCAAGACATTGCCTGCTGGGCAGGTGCTGGTATTTGGTGGTGATCTGGCCTACCCGGGGGCCAGTCCGGAAGAGTACCAGTTTCGCTTTACCGAGATGTGGGAGGCCGCTCGCCCGGCGGTGATGGCGGAGCGAACGGTGCTGGCCATTCCACAGAATCACGACTGGTTTGATAACGCCTCCACCTTTTACCGCTATTTTGTCGACCATCAGAGCAGCCCGCTGCACGCCAGCGAGACGCCACAGGAGCGAGGCTATTTTGTGGCGCACCTCTCAGCAAAGTGGTGGTTGATCGGGCTGGACTTTGCCCTCAAAGGCGATATTGACCGCAAGCAGTTTCAGGCGATTCAGGCGGCGCTGGACGATTTGCCGGAAGCCGCGCAACTGATCCTGCTCTACCCGGAGCCCTACTGGACCCGCCCCTTGGGCGACCATGCGGCAGAAGGCTATCCCAAACGCTATCAGCGGCTGGAAGCCTGGCTGGAGCAAGAAAAGCGGGCGGCCATCCGTATCCGGCTGGCGGGAGACAGCCACCACTACTACCGTCGCTCGAATGGGGAGGGTGATCAGGCAGACCACCTCATTACCTGTGGCAGTGGTGGTGCCTTCCTGCACCCGACGCATGGTCGCGTAGAGGAAAGCCCGCTCTGCCGGGACGCCAGTGATGATGATCAGGCGATGACGCCTGACCTGCGGCCACGGGTGCGGTTGGGTACGCTGGCCAGTGCCCAGCCCGACAGCCCGGACACCTTTACCGCCAGGTGCGGCTACCCCGATTTGGCAACCAGCCGCAAGCTGGCCTGGGGAAATCTGCTCTCCTTCCTGTGTCCTCCTGTCTCGGCAGGTGCGGTAGGCTGGCGTAGCTTGTTGCAGGGCAATGCGGCCTTCCTGCTGCTGCTGGCAACGCTGACCGGCGTGGCCAGCCTGTTCAACCATCTGGTGCTGCCTGCCCAGGCTTCGGCCACCGGGTGGGGCATCATTGGTGTGTGGCTGCCAACGCTGTGGCAGTCACCGCTGGCTGGAGTCTGGCAGCTGACGCCGCTGGTGCTGACTTGGGTACTGACGGATGAGCTGCAGGGCTGGCGGCGCTGGCTCGGGATCGTTTCACTCGGCATGGGGCTGTGGCTGTTGCAGCCGCTGCTTTACCTGCAATGGCTGGAACTGCATGCCGGGTGGCAGTTGCCGCTTATACCCAGCCTGCTGCTGTGGCTGCTGACGGCCATGCTGCTGGGTGGATTGGGCTGTGGCCTGTGGCTGGCGGTGATGTCGCGTTACCTGGGCTTGCGCAACAACGGCTTTTCACCGATGGCGATAGCGGATTACAAAGGCTTCCTGCGTTGCCGGATTGGCGCAGACGAACAGTTGCACCTGCATTTCATCGGCTGCGATCGGGTGCCGACCGAGTGGGTGGCTGCAGAGGGTTCACTTCCTCAGCCCTTGTGGCAGCCCAAAGCGGCGGCGGTCTGGCAGGTGCGTGACCAGCTTACGGTCGCGCCGCGCTCACCCAGCCCGCCTGCAGACGCGAACCGCTGA
- a CDS encoding alpha/beta hydrolase family protein has product MAYLTTEDGCSLAIEWMHPEQASLGVLVIASATGVRRQFYRAFAEAQRQQGWRVLLWDPRGVGDSRLSAEAFSRVRMQDWGQHDLHAILQHARGEAQDVPLYLLGHSAGGNLAGLAPSLPLCDGLLLVASGTCYWRDYPLWQWPRVLFSWWVWLPLILALFKDVPAWAGVGQRLPRGVARQWRQWCLLPEYLFDDPGLNVAAYAQLQVPLLALSMPDDHDFAPLVTTRKLIARYRGCMSELRRLRALPGGGRLGHFDFFRTRHAGLWSEVSDWLELQRQQYSPRRAAPDAV; this is encoded by the coding sequence ATGGCATACCTGACGACCGAAGACGGCTGCAGTCTGGCCATTGAATGGATGCACCCTGAGCAAGCATCGCTGGGGGTGCTGGTGATTGCGTCCGCCACGGGGGTGCGTCGCCAGTTTTACCGGGCCTTTGCAGAAGCCCAGCGGCAACAGGGCTGGCGGGTGTTGCTGTGGGACCCGCGGGGTGTGGGCGACTCCCGCTTATCCGCGGAAGCGTTCTCTCGCGTTCGCATGCAGGACTGGGGTCAGCATGACCTGCATGCCATTCTGCAGCATGCCCGTGGTGAAGCCCAGGATGTACCGCTCTATCTGTTGGGCCACAGCGCCGGTGGCAACCTCGCGGGTCTGGCACCCAGCCTGCCCCTGTGCGACGGCCTGTTGCTGGTGGCGTCTGGCACCTGCTACTGGCGCGATTACCCTTTATGGCAGTGGCCGCGCGTGCTGTTCAGCTGGTGGGTCTGGTTGCCGCTGATTCTGGCGCTGTTCAAGGATGTACCCGCTTGGGCGGGGGTTGGGCAGCGCTTGCCACGCGGTGTCGCCCGGCAATGGCGTCAATGGTGTCTGCTCCCGGAGTATCTGTTTGACGATCCCGGGCTGAATGTCGCGGCGTATGCGCAGTTGCAGGTGCCACTACTGGCCTTGTCGATGCCGGACGACCACGATTTTGCGCCGCTGGTGACCACCCGCAAACTGATTGCACGTTACCGAGGTTGCATGTCCGAGCTTCGGCGATTACGGGCGCTGCCCGGTGGTGGCCGGCTGGGACACTTTGATTTTTTCCGCACCCGTCATGCCGGACTATGGAGCGAAGTCAGTGACTGGCTTGAGCTGCAGCGGCAACAGTATTCACCTCGCCGTGCAGCCCCTGATGCCGTATGA
- a CDS encoding MerR family transcriptional regulator, whose amino-acid sequence MRIKELEQRSGMSRDTVRFYEKQGLISPPKRLTNGYRDYDAHTLTELHFIRTARSVGFTLEDIRPAIPKLRQPPEQCADLLAALQRRHQLIREQMAQQQQQLQRLEQLILRFGGAAP is encoded by the coding sequence ATGCGCATCAAGGAACTGGAACAGCGCAGCGGCATGAGCCGTGACACCGTCCGCTTCTATGAAAAGCAAGGCCTGATCAGCCCACCCAAGCGGCTGACCAACGGCTATCGTGATTACGACGCGCACACCTTGACCGAGCTGCACTTCATCCGTACCGCCCGCAGTGTAGGTTTCACGCTGGAGGACATCCGCCCGGCCATCCCCAAACTGCGGCAACCGCCCGAACAATGCGCGGACTTGCTGGCCGCCTTGCAACGTCGACACCAGTTGATCCGCGAACAGATGGCGCAGCAGCAACAGCAATTACAGCGGCTGGAGCAGCTGATACTGCGCTTTGGGGGCGCCGCCCCCTGA
- a CDS encoding aminotransferase-like domain-containing protein, producing MTMWIPDLSVYSGPRHQALLMALQDAIQSGRLPAGARLPPQRRLAELLGLNLSTVTRAWREAADRRWIGGETGRGTYVLGPQPGIGLFVPQDADSVIDLTVNGPAYPNPDHDLSDSLHRLMQQDGLAACLRYPTALDWQRNQQALVRWLAWRGIEAEAQQVLLCGGAQHALAAALMRHSQRGDTVLVEALTYPGMMAIARQLGLHLHPLGMDRAGVRPDALEQALRQGIGHLAVLMPTLHNPTTITMPLERRRALVDVLARYPAARVIEEDAYGHLLAEPPPALVSLRPQQVCHVGGLSKTIAPGLRLGYLLEPTLTEAELRDMFHHTSWQVTPLMARLACLWLEDGTAVRRLRWQQDELAQRRRLVQAIWGDSQGQQLWLPEGSPHGWLTLPLARDAEREASRLRQAGVALTAASAFAASRQLPVNGLRLCIGAPASRGLLQQAMRIVRGTLS from the coding sequence ATGACAATGTGGATTCCTGACCTGAGTGTGTATTCGGGGCCGCGTCACCAGGCGCTGCTGATGGCCTTGCAAGACGCCATCCAGAGTGGCCGCCTGCCTGCGGGGGCGCGCCTGCCACCGCAGCGGCGGCTGGCCGAACTGCTGGGCTTGAATCTGAGCACCGTCACCCGCGCCTGGCGAGAGGCCGCGGATCGCCGCTGGATTGGCGGGGAAACCGGGCGGGGGACCTATGTGCTGGGGCCGCAGCCCGGCATCGGCCTGTTCGTACCGCAAGATGCGGACAGCGTGATCGACCTGACGGTCAATGGCCCGGCCTACCCCAATCCAGATCATGATCTGAGCGACAGCCTGCATCGCCTGATGCAACAAGACGGGCTGGCTGCCTGCCTGCGCTACCCCACGGCGCTGGACTGGCAGCGCAATCAACAAGCCCTGGTGCGCTGGCTGGCATGGCGCGGGATTGAGGCTGAAGCGCAGCAGGTACTGCTGTGCGGTGGCGCGCAACATGCGCTGGCAGCCGCCTTGATGCGGCATAGTCAGCGCGGGGACACCGTACTGGTGGAAGCACTGACCTACCCGGGCATGATGGCAATCGCACGCCAGCTGGGCTTGCACCTGCATCCGCTGGGCATGGACCGTGCCGGAGTCCGGCCCGATGCGCTGGAGCAGGCCTTGCGGCAAGGCATTGGTCACCTGGCGGTGTTGATGCCCACCCTGCATAACCCGACCACTATCACCATGCCCCTGGAGCGGCGCCGCGCGCTGGTCGACGTACTGGCCCGTTACCCCGCCGCGCGGGTGATCGAAGAAGATGCCTACGGCCACTTGCTGGCCGAACCACCGCCCGCATTGGTCAGCCTGCGGCCGCAGCAGGTCTGCCACGTTGGCGGGCTGTCCAAGACCATTGCGCCGGGGCTGCGCTTGGGTTACTTGCTGGAGCCCACCTTGACCGAAGCAGAGCTGCGCGACATGTTCCACCATACCAGCTGGCAGGTTACACCGCTGATGGCGAGGCTGGCGTGCCTGTGGCTGGAGGATGGCACGGCGGTGCGGCGCTTGCGTTGGCAGCAGGACGAGCTGGCGCAGCGGCGGCGCTTGGTGCAGGCCATTTGGGGAGACTCACAGGGGCAGCAGCTGTGGCTGCCCGAGGGCAGCCCTCACGGCTGGCTGACGCTACCACTGGCGCGGGATGCCGAGCGGGAGGCCAGTCGGCTGCGTCAGGCCGGGGTCGCGCTGACCGCCGCCAGTGCGTTTGCTGCCAGTCGGCAACTGCCGGTCAACGGCCTGCGCCTATGCATTGGCGCGCCGGCCAGTCGGGGTCTCTTGCAGCAGGCGATGCGGATCGTACGCGGCACGCTGTCTTGA
- a CDS encoding threonine dehydratase: MRYPTLSELEQASQLIRPWIPPTPQYAWPLLAKRTGCTLWLKHENHTPTGSFKVRGGLTYLNRLLAKGEVRGLVTATRGNHGQSIAFAARQSGIPVTIVVPEGNSVEKNAAMRALGAELCEVPGDFQSAREHAAHLAESRGWHPIPAVHEDLVLGVATYSLEWLRAVPQLEVVYLPIGMGSGICGMLAAKAALQHPVEVVGVVSQHAPAYARAFVSGQAESAPVTTQLADGMACRSTAEESLAWIREGVSRIVQVSDQEIADAMRALYLDTHQVAEGAAAAGLAAILQQQSSLQGRQVGTVISGGNVDHDMYARVLLQQPWC, from the coding sequence ATGCGATACCCTACCCTGAGCGAGCTGGAACAAGCCAGCCAGCTGATCCGCCCCTGGATTCCGCCCACCCCGCAGTATGCCTGGCCTTTGCTCGCCAAACGGACGGGCTGCACCCTGTGGCTGAAGCATGAAAACCATACCCCGACCGGCAGTTTCAAGGTACGCGGCGGGCTGACCTATCTGAACCGTCTGCTGGCCAAAGGCGAAGTCCGCGGGCTGGTCACCGCCACCCGCGGCAACCATGGCCAGTCGATTGCCTTCGCCGCCCGTCAAAGCGGCATCCCGGTCACCATCGTGGTGCCGGAAGGCAATAGTGTGGAAAAAAATGCAGCCATGCGGGCGCTGGGGGCCGAGCTGTGCGAAGTGCCCGGCGACTTTCAGAGCGCCCGCGAGCACGCCGCTCACCTGGCGGAAAGCCGGGGCTGGCACCCGATCCCTGCCGTGCATGAAGATCTGGTACTGGGCGTCGCCACCTACAGCCTGGAATGGTTGCGCGCCGTACCGCAGCTGGAAGTGGTCTATCTGCCGATCGGCATGGGCTCCGGCATCTGCGGCATGCTGGCGGCGAAGGCCGCCTTGCAGCATCCGGTGGAAGTGGTGGGGGTGGTGTCGCAGCATGCACCCGCTTATGCGCGCGCCTTTGTCAGCGGCCAGGCAGAGAGCGCGCCCGTGACCACCCAGCTGGCAGACGGCATGGCCTGCCGCAGCACAGCGGAGGAGTCGCTCGCCTGGATTCGCGAGGGCGTCAGCCGGATTGTCCAGGTCAGTGACCAGGAGATTGCCGACGCCATGCGTGCACTGTACCTGGACACCCATCAGGTGGCCGAAGGCGCAGCGGCAGCCGGACTGGCCGCTATCCTGCAGCAGCAGTCGTCATTGCAGGGGCGACAGGTCGGCACGGTCATCAGTGGCGGCAATGTGGACCATGACATGTACGCCAGGGTGTTACTGCAGCAGCCGTGGTGCTGA
- a CDS encoding DUF2249 domain-containing protein has translation MTLHTTETYLFDARGVAKRFRHAAIFGALESLHRGETMRFVNDHDPLPLLQQITQRYGQQVQYAYVERGPEQVVIDFAVVPEQAPASGSGCGGGGQGCGCSGS, from the coding sequence ATGACCCTGCATACCACCGAGACCTATCTGTTTGACGCCCGCGGTGTCGCCAAACGCTTCCGCCACGCGGCCATTTTTGGCGCGCTGGAGTCCTTGCACCGGGGGGAAACCATGCGTTTCGTCAACGACCATGACCCCTTGCCGCTGTTACAGCAAATCACCCAGCGCTATGGGCAGCAGGTGCAATACGCCTATGTGGAGCGCGGCCCGGAGCAAGTGGTGATCGACTTTGCGGTGGTACCGGAACAGGCACCTGCCAGTGGCAGCGGGTGCGGGGGTGGCGGTCAAGGCTGCGGGTGCAGCGGCAGCTGA
- a CDS encoding FeoC-like transcriptional regulator, translating to MMLLAAIRQSLQTHHALPLTQLAALHGLTVDRLLPLLEPWLQRGKLQLQPPPKASCSKGCGQCQSTSPCEDPRWVHWLG from the coding sequence ATGATGTTGCTTGCCGCCATCCGCCAGAGCCTGCAGACCCATCACGCCTTGCCGCTTACCCAGCTCGCCGCCTTGCATGGCTTGACCGTTGATCGGCTGCTACCGCTGCTGGAGCCATGGCTGCAGCGCGGCAAGCTGCAACTGCAGCCGCCGCCCAAAGCCTCATGCAGCAAGGGTTGTGGCCAGTGCCAGTCCACGTCACCTTGCGAAGACCCGCGCTGGGTGCACTGGCTGGGCTGA
- the feoB gene encoding ferrous iron transport protein B, with the protein MRMLEIALIGNPNCGKTSLFNQLTGSQQTVGNWPGVTVERKTGRLTLGGVSHELVDLPGLYNLSEGGAEDEALVRRYLGETAPALVLNLLDARQLDRQLYLTLQLIEMGLPLIVLLGMSDLAAQDGIQIDAPSLSARLGVPVIPVMAHRAEGVAVLRQQLQQSWPPAPPALPYAPMVEAALSGLLAQGMSRFDALSLLEGREAAHALQAEVTAARQQLAADYGDDPDIAVADARYTRIAQVTEGVLRRQGAVLPERGLDRWVLNRWLGVPVFMLVMYLMFSFSVRFGGALVDAFDGIAGALFVTGVGQLLHSMHTPDWLVLMLAGGLGEGVRTVAGFIPTLACLYLAMGVLEDCGYLARAAFVIDRLMRALGLPGRAFVPMMVGFGCNVPAITATRTLDSRASRILASMMIPFMSCGARLPVYMLFATAFFPQQGGMLVMSLYLAGLAVALATGLLLRPLLPQQGAPSIMELPRWHWPNARNVLRQSLTRLSGFVFGAGKLIVPMVLVVNLLSSIDTQGRLRPEAPDDSLLAATSRLATPLLSPLGIRQDNWPATVGLLTGVLAKEAVAGTLVASYSRLSGKQDSEGGEATVTGDLRNALATIPANLNDLAHSLLDPIGLGKAISDSQAQADEAGGAIQMLQQRFGNAQTAFAYLLLVLLYTPCVAALSALRSEVGTRWMLVSAVWTLSVAWLLAWLYQCSAAVIGVIPLWAVAGCLLLLTLIGFVQPQRQQLQRA; encoded by the coding sequence ATGCGGATGCTGGAAATCGCCCTGATTGGCAACCCGAACTGCGGCAAGACCAGCCTGTTCAATCAGCTGACCGGCAGCCAGCAAACGGTAGGCAACTGGCCGGGGGTGACGGTGGAACGCAAGACCGGCCGCCTCACCCTGGGTGGTGTGAGCCATGAGTTGGTGGATTTGCCGGGGCTGTACAACCTGAGCGAAGGTGGGGCCGAGGACGAGGCACTGGTGCGTCGTTATCTGGGAGAAACGGCGCCCGCGCTGGTGCTCAACCTGCTGGACGCACGCCAGCTGGACCGCCAGCTGTACCTGACGCTGCAGCTGATCGAAATGGGGCTGCCACTGATCGTGCTGCTGGGCATGAGTGATCTGGCTGCGCAAGACGGCATCCAGATTGATGCCCCCAGCTTGTCTGCACGCCTCGGGGTGCCGGTGATCCCGGTGATGGCGCACCGCGCCGAAGGGGTGGCAGTCTTGCGGCAACAGTTGCAGCAAAGCTGGCCGCCTGCACCTCCGGCGCTGCCCTATGCCCCCATGGTGGAGGCGGCCCTATCCGGTTTGCTCGCACAGGGCATGAGCCGTTTTGATGCCCTGAGTTTGCTGGAAGGGCGAGAAGCGGCACACGCACTGCAGGCCGAGGTGACGGCGGCACGTCAGCAACTGGCCGCCGATTATGGTGATGACCCGGACATTGCCGTGGCCGATGCCCGCTACACCCGCATTGCGCAAGTAACCGAAGGGGTCCTGCGGCGACAAGGCGCGGTGCTGCCCGAGCGTGGACTGGACCGCTGGGTGCTGAACCGCTGGCTGGGTGTGCCGGTATTCATGTTGGTGATGTACCTGATGTTCAGCTTCTCGGTGCGCTTTGGTGGCGCGCTGGTGGACGCGTTTGATGGGATTGCCGGTGCTCTGTTTGTCACCGGTGTCGGACAGTTGTTGCACAGCATGCACACCCCGGACTGGCTGGTGTTGATGCTGGCGGGGGGGCTGGGCGAAGGGGTGCGAACCGTTGCCGGCTTCATCCCGACCCTCGCTTGCCTGTATCTGGCCATGGGAGTGCTGGAAGACTGTGGCTATCTGGCGCGCGCAGCGTTTGTGATCGACCGCCTGATGCGGGCGCTGGGCCTGCCGGGACGGGCATTTGTGCCGATGATGGTGGGTTTCGGTTGCAACGTGCCCGCCATTACCGCCACCCGCACGCTGGACAGCCGCGCCAGCCGCATCCTCGCCAGCATGATGATCCCCTTCATGTCCTGCGGCGCACGTCTGCCAGTCTACATGCTGTTTGCCACGGCTTTTTTCCCGCAGCAGGGGGGCATGCTGGTGATGAGCCTGTACCTGGCCGGGCTGGCGGTGGCACTGGCAACCGGCCTGCTGCTGCGCCCGCTGCTGCCGCAGCAGGGTGCGCCGTCCATCATGGAGCTGCCGCGCTGGCATTGGCCCAATGCGCGCAATGTGCTGCGACAGAGTTTGACCCGGCTCTCCGGTTTTGTATTTGGTGCGGGCAAGCTGATCGTACCGATGGTGCTGGTGGTCAACCTGCTGTCCAGTATCGACACCCAAGGTCGGCTGCGACCAGAGGCACCGGATGACTCCCTGCTGGCCGCGACCTCGCGTCTCGCGACGCCGCTGCTGAGCCCGCTGGGCATCCGGCAGGATAACTGGCCCGCAACAGTAGGATTGTTGACCGGTGTACTGGCCAAAGAGGCCGTCGCCGGTACGCTGGTGGCCAGCTACAGCCGCCTGTCCGGCAAGCAGGACAGTGAGGGCGGGGAAGCCACGGTCACCGGTGACCTGCGCAACGCCTTGGCCACCATTCCGGCCAACCTGAACGATCTGGCGCACAGCTTGCTGGACCCGATCGGGCTGGGTAAGGCCATTTCCGATAGCCAGGCCCAAGCCGATGAAGCCGGTGGCGCCATCCAGATGCTGCAGCAACGTTTTGGCAATGCGCAAACCGCGTTTGCCTACTTGCTGCTGGTGCTGCTGTATACCCCATGTGTCGCCGCCCTGTCGGCCCTGCGCAGCGAAGTGGGCACCCGCTGGATGCTGGTGTCTGCTGTCTGGACCTTGAGTGTGGCCTGGTTGCTGGCCTGGCTGTATCAATGTAGCGCGGCAGTGATTGGCGTCATTCCACTCTGGGCGGTAGCCGGATGCCTGCTGCTGCTGACCCTGATCGGATTTGTCCAGCCGCAGCGCCAGCAGCTGCAACGCGCTTGA
- a CDS encoding FeoA family protein codes for MTSDTLDSLPVGSRAKVLAYRIASSPLRRRLLSLGLLPGAELEVLRRAPLGDPIEIRIRHTHLALRAHEAAVLSVERLGEV; via the coding sequence GTGACGTCCGATACCCTCGATTCCTTGCCAGTGGGCAGCCGGGCCAAGGTGCTGGCTTATCGCATTGCCAGTTCGCCCTTGCGGCGGCGGCTGTTGTCCTTGGGCCTGCTGCCCGGTGCAGAGCTGGAAGTACTGCGGCGGGCGCCGCTGGGGGACCCGATCGAGATCCGCATCCGCCACACGCATCTGGCGCTGCGGGCGCATGAGGCCGCTGTGCTGTCGGTTGAACGTTTGGGAGAGGTGTAA
- a CDS encoding YitT family protein encodes MHPPHSPHWQEGNSLPLPGLTQVNPLAMPATHRGEVHHNGRRRRIIMMEADHLAERHSLSEDIQALLIGSLFVALSVQLLRHAQLLTGGTAGLTFLGHYLSHIPFGYQFFALNLPFYVFAWRAMGRDFTLKTFAAVSLLSLYSEWLPQVFHLDRLHPAFAAIAAGLLAGTGLLMLVRHRGSLGGIGVLALYLQEKKGWRAGKLQMGADALILLGAFAALPVRQVLLSILGAAAMNLVIAVNHRPGRYIGMS; translated from the coding sequence ATGCACCCACCCCACTCACCTCATTGGCAGGAAGGCAACAGCCTGCCCCTGCCCGGTTTGACTCAGGTCAACCCGCTGGCGATGCCTGCTACGCATCGTGGTGAGGTACATCATAATGGCCGCCGAAGGAGAATCATCATGATGGAAGCGGATCATCTTGCGGAGCGGCACAGCCTCTCGGAAGACATACAGGCGCTGCTGATCGGCAGCCTGTTCGTGGCCCTGTCCGTGCAGCTGCTACGCCATGCCCAGCTGCTGACCGGTGGCACGGCCGGGCTGACCTTCCTTGGGCATTACCTCAGCCATATCCCGTTTGGCTACCAGTTCTTTGCCTTGAACCTGCCGTTTTATGTGTTTGCATGGCGTGCGATGGGGCGAGACTTCACCCTCAAAACTTTTGCTGCCGTCAGCCTGTTGTCCCTGTATAGCGAGTGGCTGCCCCAAGTCTTCCACCTGGACCGGCTACATCCCGCCTTTGCCGCCATCGCGGCAGGCCTGCTGGCCGGTACCGGCTTGCTGATGCTGGTTCGCCACCGTGGCAGCCTGGGAGGCATCGGGGTGCTGGCGTTGTATCTGCAGGAGAAGAAAGGCTGGCGTGCGGGCAAGCTGCAAATGGGCGCAGACGCGCTGATTCTGCTGGGCGCCTTTGCCGCCCTGCCGGTGCGGCAAGTCTTGCTGTCCATCCTCGGCGCGGCGGCCATGAATCTGGTGATTGCCGTCAACCACCGTCCCGGGCGGTATATCGGGATGTCGTAA
- a CDS encoding DUF2059 domain-containing protein — protein sequence MSVLRKILLLLGIGLILPVAQAEPAKEETIRKLIALHDMSGLQDAMSQQVLVEIRQGLKAKGLIAEPMTPQQQQIVEQAELRTLEVLHRHMNEQTLQSLAIKVQSQVYTEEELQAIIAFLQTPAGQAMLKKEPVALTLMMTEMQSKLADMRPEAEQIGKELGAALLALRSKPGKPAMPAKRKP from the coding sequence ATGTCTGTGTTGCGTAAAATCCTGCTGCTGCTGGGCATTGGGTTGATATTGCCGGTGGCTCAGGCTGAGCCCGCCAAAGAGGAAACCATCCGGAAACTGATAGCCCTGCACGATATGTCGGGCTTGCAGGATGCCATGAGCCAGCAGGTTCTGGTCGAGATTCGCCAAGGGCTTAAGGCCAAAGGCCTGATTGCCGAGCCGATGACGCCGCAACAACAGCAGATTGTCGAGCAGGCTGAGCTGCGCACACTTGAGGTGCTGCATCGCCATATGAATGAGCAGACGCTACAGTCGCTTGCTATCAAGGTACAGTCCCAAGTCTATACCGAAGAAGAGTTGCAGGCCATCATCGCATTCCTGCAGACTCCAGCCGGGCAAGCCATGTTGAAGAAAGAGCCGGTGGCTTTGACACTAATGATGACAGAGATGCAATCAAAATTGGCAGACATGCGCCCGGAGGCGGAGCAGATTGGCAAGGAACTGGGTGCGGCTCTGCTCGCTTTGAGAAGCAAGCCAGGTAAGCCGGCCATGCCAGCCAAGCGTAAACCCTGA
- a CDS encoding SCP2 sterol-binding domain-containing protein produces MAMPQTVDEIFNTLPGRLKAEEAAGLTSVFHFKISGPTGGDYTVALADNVCTVSKGLEGSAKCTVSMSDETYVKVETGQSAPEMAFMMGKIKVDNIPELMKFMKLFRKLS; encoded by the coding sequence ATGGCCATGCCGCAAACCGTAGACGAGATTTTCAACACCCTGCCGGGTCGCCTGAAGGCCGAAGAAGCCGCAGGCCTGACCTCGGTGTTCCATTTCAAGATCAGCGGCCCAACTGGCGGCGATTACACCGTAGCACTGGCAGACAATGTTTGCACCGTGAGCAAGGGGCTGGAAGGCTCGGCCAAGTGCACCGTGTCCATGTCTGATGAAACCTATGTGAAGGTGGAAACCGGCCAGAGCGCACCGGAAATGGCCTTCATGATGGGCAAGATCAAGGTGGACAATATTCCGGAACTGATGAAGTTCATGAAGCTGTTTCGCAAGCTGAGCTGA